Proteins from a single region of Enoplosus armatus isolate fEnoArm2 chromosome 6, fEnoArm2.hap1, whole genome shotgun sequence:
- the LOC139287010 gene encoding EF-hand calcium-binding domain-containing protein 4B-like, giving the protein MTNSSKRHQPSCRVRCENVEQMQTQSKIVSPQRVFKVVFLGNSGVGKTSFIQRYCTGHFYSKMSATVGIDFQMKTLTLGSTTIILQLWDTAGQERFRSITEQYYRKADGILAMYDVTCSPSFTAVRGWMDSVKEKMCDGAVLMLLANKLDLAAESHSRKVTTVEGQRLAERHQALFYECSAKTGYNMEELMTDLAGMLVSQHDRQCEDALLLTADTAKRGCCT; this is encoded by the exons atgaCTAATTCATCCAAGAGACACCAACCTTCATGTAGAGTCAGGTGTGAAAATGTTGAACAGATGCAAACTCAG AGCAAAATTGTCAGTCCTCAGCGAGTGTTCAAGGTGGTATTCCTGGGTAACTCAGGGGTGGGTAAGACCTCCTTTATCCAGCGCTACTGCACAGGACACTTCTACAGTAAAATGAGCGCTACTGTCG GTATAGATTTCCAGATGAAGACTTTAACTCTGggctccaccaccatcatcctGCAGCTCTGGGACACTGCAGGACAGGAGAG GTTCCGCAGCATCACTGAGCAGTACTACCGTAAAGCTGACGGTATCCTCGCCATGTACGACGTAACTTGCTCCCCCTCCTTCACCGCCGTGAGAGGATGGATGGACTCTGTGAAG GAGAAGATGTGTGATGGTGCCGTACTGATGCTGCTGGCCAACAAGCTGGACCTGGCAGCAGAAAGTCACAGCAGGAAAGTGACAACAGTGGAGGGGCAGAGACTAGCAGAG CGGCACCAAGCTTTGTTTTACGAGTGCAGCGCCAAAACTGGATATAACATGGAGGAGCTGATGACTGATCTGGCTGG GATGTTAGTTTCCCAGCACGATCGGCAATGTGAGGACGCACTTTTACTGACCGCGGACACTGCGAAAAGAGGCTGCTGTACATAa
- the LOC139286267 gene encoding EF-hand calcium-binding domain-containing protein 4A-like, translated as MSKWLNDGEVLVGQGNGEAVPVSPRPRGLPAGSPMPGRGRSPLVSPSAREAVPGSPQAETMGKAKELFVLCDKEGKGFITKRDMQRLQGELPLSPEQLETVFESLDRRSNGFLTPVEFNTGLGELVGLEDTTELSLDEAEDDTDLVDSPQDPAAVSFVNILMELGADKLFNDQQEFCSLWCELQRDRPELLSVLEGILIHAVSHLQDSIRERDSLEQALRRRESEHDQVVRSIYEEMENQIREEREKRLAQDSIRQKQRGQQLEEELKMREQELENTLTKQKELETRIRQLSCEQVNFKEQNQQLRSLNVQLQEQVESSREQLQDALDQLSLLQVNAAQEQVARQTNVMKVSRNMQKEKDSLLRQLELLRDMNKRLRDEKDAQQSQKRTPHVTKTLQKKGSVIGNYLLQDKPLKRQLCSSDELEQDKDKE; from the exons ATGTCTAAGTGGCTGAATGATGGCGAAGTGCTGGTGGGTCAAGGCAATGGTGAGGCAGTACCAGTGAGCCCCAGACCACGGGGCCTACCAGCTGGTAGCCCCATGCCGGGCCGGGGACGTAGTCCACTGGTTTCACCCAGTGCCAGAGAGGCGGTGCCGGGAAGCCCGCAGGCAGAGACCATGGGCAAGGCCAAGGagctgtttgtgctgtgtgaCAAAGAGGGGAAAGGGTTCATCACAAAGCGGGATATGCAG AGGCTACAAGGGGAGTTGCCGCTGTCCCCCGAACAGCTGGAGACGGTGTTTGAGAGTCTGGACCGACGGAGCAATGGATTCCTCACTCCTGTTGAGTTCAACACTGGACTTG GTGAGTTGGTGGGGCTGGAGGACACGACGGAGCTGAGTCTAGACGAAGCAGAAGACGATACAGACCTGGTGGACTCACCCCAAGACCCCGCTGCAGTTAGCTTTGTAAACATACTGATGGAGCTGGGCGCTGACAAACTCTTCAATGA tcAGCAGGAGTTCTGCTCTTTGTGGTGTGAACTCCAGAGAGACAGACCTGAGCTGCTGAGTGTCCTTGAAGGCATCCTGATCCACGCAGTGTCCCATTTACAGGActccatcagagagagagatagtctGGAACAAGCTCTACGCAG aCGGGAGAGCGAACACGACCAGGTCGTTCGGTCCATATATGAAGAAATGGAAAACCAAATccgagaggagagagagaaacgccTGGCTCAG GACAGTAttagacagaagcagagagggcAACAACttgaggaggagctgaagatgCGGGAGCAAGAGTTGGAGAATACACTGACCAAACAGAAAGAG CTGGAGACCAGAATCCGGCAGCTGAGCTGTGAACAGGTAAACTTTAAGGAGCAGAACCAGCAGCTGCGGAGCCTCAACGTCCAGCTACAGGAGCAggtggagagcagcagagagcagctgcaAGACGCTCTGGATCAGCTCAGCCTGCTGCAGGTCAACGCTGCCCAGGAACAAGTGGCCAGACAGAC AAACGTGATGAAGGTGTCAAGGAACATGCAGAAAGAGAAGGATAGTCTCTTGAGACAACTGGAGCTATTGAG GGACATGAACAAAAGGCTGCGAGACGAGAAAGATGCCCAGCAGTCTCAGAAGAGG ACTCCACATGTCACAAAGACTTTGCAGAAGAAAGGGTCAGTCATAGGTAACTACTTACTGCAGGACAAGCCGTTGAAAAG ACAGCTGTGCTCATCCGATGAGTTGgagcaggacaaagacaaagag
- the tmem138 gene encoding transmembrane protein 138 yields MLQTGNYSLVLLIQLTLLAYDLFVNSFSELLRGAPVIQLVLFIIQDIAILFNVIIILLMMFNTYVFQVGLVSLLLERFRALLIFSALYLTLSICFHCWVLNLRWLESNRFVWTDGLQALFVFQRTAAVLYYYLYKRTAEYMGDPRLYEDSLWLRDAFARARQ; encoded by the exons ATGCTCCAGACTGGTAACTACTCACTGGTGCTGCTGATCCAGCTGACACTGTTGGCCTATGACCTCTTCGTCAACTCCTTCAGTGAACTCCTGAGAGGAGCGCCTGTCATCCAACTAGTGCTTTTCAT CATCCAGGACATCGCTATCTTGTTCAACGTGATCATCATTCTGCTGATGATGTTCAACACCTACGTGTTCCAGGTTGGCCTGGTGtcactgctgctggagagaTTCAGGGCTCTGCTGATATTCTCTGCTCTGTACCTGACCCTCAGCATCTGCTTCCACTGCTGGGTGTTG AACCTTAGATGGCTCGAGTCAAACCGTTTTGTCTGGACAGACGGTCTTCaagctctttttgttttccagagaaCAG CGGCAGTGTTGTATTACTACTTATACAAACGCACAGCAGAGTATATGGGAGACCCAAGGCTGTATGAGGACTCTCTGTGGCTGCGTGATGCCTTCGCCAGAGCTCGTCAGTGA
- the tmem258 gene encoding dolichyl-diphosphooligosaccharide--protein glycosyltransferase subunit TMEM258, which translates to MELEAMTRYTSPVNPAVFPHLTVVLLAIGMFFTAWFFVYEVTSTKYTRDVYKELLISLVASLFMGFGVLFLLLWVGIYV; encoded by the exons ATG GAACTCGAGGCAATGACCAGATACACCAGCCCGGTGAACCCGGCTGTGTTCCCCCACCTCACTGTCGTCCTGCTGGCCATCGGCATGTTCTTCACTGCCTGGTTCTTCGT CTATGAGGTGACGTCAACAAAATACACCAGGGATGTCTACAAAGAGCTGCTGATCTCCCTCGTGGCTTCACTTTTCATGGGCTTCGGTGTGCTGTTCTTACTACTCTGGGTCGGCATCTATGTATGA